The following proteins are encoded in a genomic region of Pan troglodytes isolate AG18354 chromosome 2, NHGRI_mPanTro3-v2.0_pri, whole genome shotgun sequence:
- the SCAP gene encoding sterol regulatory element-binding protein cleavage-activating protein isoform X2, with the protein MTLTERLREKISRAFYNHGLLCASYPIPIILFTGFCILACCYPLLKLPLPGTGPVEFTTPVKDYSPPPVDSDRKQGEPTEQPEWYVGAPVAYVQQIFVKSSVFPWHKNLLAVDVFRSPLSRAFQLVEEIRNHVLRDSSGTRSLEELCLQVTDLLPGLRKLRNLLPEHGCLLLSPGNFWQNDWERFHADPDIIGTIHQHEPKTLQTSATLKDLLFGVPGKYSGVSLYTRKRMVSYTITLVFQHYHAKFLGSLRARLMLLHPSPNCSLRAESLVHVHFKEEIGVAELIPLVTTYIILFAYIYFSTRKIDMVKSKWGLALAAVVTVLSSLLMSVGLCTLFGLTPTLNGGEIFPYLVVVIGLENVLVLTKSVVSTPVDLEVKLRIAQGLSSESWSIMKNMATELGIILIGYFTLVPAIQEFCLFAVVGLVSDFFLQMLFFTTVLSIDIRRMELADLNKRLPPEACLPSAKPVGQPTRYERQLAVRPSTPHTITLQPSSFRNLRLPKRLRVVYFLARTRLAQRLIMAGTVVWIGILVYTDPAGLRNYLAAQVTEQSPLGEGALAPMPVPSGMLPASHPDPAFSIFPPDAPKLPENQTSPGESPERGGPAEVVHDSPVPEVTWGPEDEELWRKLSFRHWPTLFSYYNITLAKRYISLLPVIPVTLRLNPREALEGRHPQDGRSAWPPPGPIPAGHWEAGPKGPGGVQAHGDVTLYKVAALGLAAGIVLVLLLLCLYRVLCPRNYGQPGGGPGRRRRGELPCDDYGYAPPETEIVPLVLRGHLMDIECLASDGMLLVSCCLAGHVCVWDAQTGDCLTRIPRPGQRRDSGVGSGLEAQESWERLSDGGKAGPEEPGDSPPLRHRPRGPPPPSLFGDQPDLTCLIDTNFSAQPRSSQPTQPEPRHRAVCGRARDSPGYDFSRLVQRVYQEEGLAAVCTPALRPPSPGPVLSQAPEDEGGSPEKGSPSLAWAPSAEGSIWSLELQGNLIVVGRSSGRLEVWDAIEGVLCCSSEEVSSGITALVFLDKRIVAARLNGSLDFFSLETHTALSPLQFRGTPGRGSSPASPVYSSSDTVACHLTHTVPCAHQKPITALKAAAGRLVTGSQDHTLRVFRLEDSCCLFTLQGHSGAITTVYIDQTMVLASGGQDGAICLWDVLTGSRVSHVFAHRGDVTSLTCTTSCVISSGLDDLISIWDRSTGIKFYSIQQDLGCGASLGVISDNLLVTGGQGCVSFWDLNYGDLLQTVYLGKNSEAQPARQILVLDNAAIVCNFGSELSLVYVPSVLEKLD; encoded by the exons TATGTGGGTGCCCCGGTGGCTTATGTCCAGCAGATATTTGTGAAGTCCTCAGTGTTTCCCTGGCACAAGAACCTCCTGGCAGTAGATGTATTTCGTTCACCTTTGTCCCGGGCATTCCAACTGGTGGAGGAGATCCGGAACCACGTGCTGAGAGACAG CTCTGGGACCAGGAGCTTGGAGGAGTTGTGTCTGCAAGTGACCGACCTGCTGCCaggcctcaggaagctcaggAACCTACTCCCTGAGCATGGATGCCTGCTGCTGTCCCCTGGGAACTTCTGGCAGAATGACTGGGAACGCTTCCATGCTGATCCTGACATCATTGGGACCATCCACCAGCACGAGCCTAAAACCCTGCAGACTTCAGCCACACTCAAAG ACTTGTTATTTGGTGTTCCCGGGAAGTACAGCGGGGTGAGCCTCTACACCAGGAAGAGGATGGTCTCCTACACCATCACCCTGGTCTTCCAGCACTACCATGCCAA GTTCCTGGGCAGCCTGCGTGCCCGCCTGATGCTTCTGCACCCCAGCCCCAACTGCAGCCTTCGGGCGGAGAGCCTGGTCCACGTGCACTTCAAGGAGGAGATTGGTGTCGCTGAGCTCATCCCCCTTGTGACCACCTACATCATCTTGTTTGCCTACATCTACTTCTCCACGC GGAAGATCGACATGGTCAAGTCCAAGTGGGGGCTGGCCCTGGCTGCTGTGGTCACAGTGCTCAGCTCGCTGCTCATGTCTGTGGGACTCTGCACACTCTTCGGCCTGACGCCCACCCTCAATGGCGG CGAGATTTTCCCCTACCTTGTGGTGGTTATTGGGTTAGAGAATGTGTTGGTGCTCACCAAGTCTGTGGTCTCAACCCCGGTAGACCTGGAGGTGAAGCTGCGGATCGCCCAAG GCCTAAGCAGCGAGAGCTGGTCCATCATGAAGAACATGGCCACGGAGCTGGGCATCATCCTCATCGGCTACTTCACCCTAGTGCCCGCCATCCAG GAGTTCTGTCTCTTTGCCGTCGTGGGGCTGGTGTCTGACTTCTTCCTTCAGATGCTGTTTTTCACCACTGTCCTGTCCATTGACATTCGCCGGATGGAG CTAGCAGACCTGAACAAGCGACTGCCCCCTGAGGCCTGCCTGCCCTCAGCCAAGCCAGTGGGGCAGCCAACGCGCTACGAGCGGCAGCTGGCTGTGCGGCCGTCCACACCCCACACCATCACGTTGCAGCCGTCTTCCTTCCGAAACCTGCGGCTCCCCAAGAGGCTGCGTGTTGTCTACTTCCTGGCCCGCACCCGCCTGGCACAGCGCCTCATCATG GCTGGCACCGTTGTCTGGATTGGCATCCTGGTATACACAGACCCAGCAGGGCTGCGCAACTACCTCGCTGCCCAGGTGACGGAACAGAGCCCACTGGGTGAGGGAGCCCTGGCTCCCATGCCCGTGCCTAGTGGCATGCTGCCCGCCAGCCACCCGGACCCTGCCTTCTCCATCTTCCCACCTGATGCCCCTAAGCTACCTGAGAACCAGACGTCGCCAGGCGAGTCACCTGAGCGTGGAGGTCCAGCAGAGGTTGTCCATGACAGCCCAGTCCCAGAGGTAACCTGGGGGCCTGAGGATGAGGAACTTTGGAGGAAATTGTCCTTTCGCCACTGGCCGACGCTCTTCAGCTATTACAACATCACACTGGCCAAGAG GTACATCAGCCTGCTGCCCGTCATCCCAGTCACGCTCCGCCTGAACCCGAGGGAGGCTCTGGAGGGCCGGCACCCTCAGGACGGCCGCAGTGCCTGGCCCCCACCGGGGCCCATACCTGCTGGGCACTGGGAAGCAGGACCCAAGGGCCCAGGTGGGGTGCAGGCCCATGGAGACGTCACGCTGTACAA GGTGGCGGCGCTGGGCCTGGCCGCCGGCATCGtcctggtgctgctgctgctctgcctctACCGCGTGCTGTGCCCGCGCAACTACGGGCAGCCGGGTGGTGGGCCCGGGCGGCGGAGGCGCGGGGAGCTGCCCTGCGACGACTACGGCTATGCGCCACCCGAGACGGAGATCGTGCCGCTTGTGCTGCGCGGCCACCTCATG GACATCGAGTGCCTGGCCAGCGACGGCATGCTGCTGGTGAGCTGCTGCCTGGCAGGCCACGTCTGTGTGTGGGACGCGCAGACCGGGGATTGCCTAACGCGCATTCCGCGCCCAGG GCAGCGCCGGGACAGTGGCGTGGGCAGCGGGCTTGAGGCTCAGGAGAGCTGGGAACGACTTTCAGATGGTGGGAAGGCTGGCCCAGAGGAGCCTGGGGACAGCCCTCCCCTGAGACACCGCCCCCGGGGCCCTCCGCCGCCTTCCCTCTTCGGGGACCAGCCTGACCTCACCTGCTTAATTGACACCAACTTTTCAGCACAGCCTCGGTCCTCACAGCCCACTCAGCCCGAGCCCCGGCACCGGGCGGTCTGTGGCCGTGCTCGGGACTCCCCAGGCTATGACTTCAGCCGCCTGGTGCAGCGGGTGTACCAGGAGGAGGGGCTGGCGGCCGTCTGCACACCAGCCCTGCGCCCACCCTCGCCTGGGCCGGTGCTGTCCCAGGCCCCTGAGGACGAGGGTGGCTCCCCCGAGAAAGGCTCCCCTTCCCTCGCCTGGGCCCCCAGTGCGGAGGGTTCCATCTGGAGCTTGGAGCTGCAGGGCAACCTCATCGTGGTGGGGCGGAGCAGCGGCCGGCTGGAG GTGTGGGACGCCATTGAAGGGGTGCTGTGCTGCAGCAGCGAGGAGGTCTCCTCAGGCATTACCGCTCTGGTGTTCTTGGACAAAAG GATTGTGGCTGCACGGCTCAACGGTTCCCTTGATTTCTTCTCCTTGGAGACCCACACTGCCCTCAGCCCCCTGCAGTTTAGAG GGACCCCAGGGCggggcagttcccctgcctctCCAGTGTACAGCAGCAGCGacacagtggcctgtcacctgacCCACACAGTGCCCTGtgcacaccaaaaacccatcacAGCCCTGAAAGCCGCTGCTGGGCGCTTGGTGACTGGGAGCCAAGACCACACACTGAGA GTGTTCCGTCTGGAGGACTCGTGCTGCCTCTTCACCCTTCAGGGCCACTCAGGGGCCATCACAACCGTGTACATTGACCAG ACCATGGTGCTGGCCAGTGGAGGACAAGATGGGGCCATCTGCCTGTGGGATGTACTGACTGGCAGCCGGGTCAGCCACGTGTTTGCTCACCGTGGGGATGTCACCTCCCTTACCTGTACCACCTCCTGTGTCATCAGCAGTGGCCTGGATGACCTCATCAGCATCTGGGACCGCAGCACAGGCATCAAGTTCTACTCCATTCAGCAG GACCTGGGCTGTGGTGCAAGCTTGGGTGTCATCTCAGACAACCTGCTGGTGACTGGCGGCCAGGGCTGTGTCTCCTTTTGGGACCTAAACTACGGGGACCTGTTACAGACAGTCTACCTGGGGAAGAACAGTGAGGCCCAGCCTGCCCGCCAGATCCTGGTGCTGGACAATGCTGCCATTGTCTGCAACTTTGGCAGTGAGCTCAGCCTGGTGTATGTGCCCTCTGTGCTGGAGAAGTTGGACTGA
- the SCAP gene encoding sterol regulatory element-binding protein cleavage-activating protein isoform X1, with protein sequence MTLTERLREKISRAFYNHGLLCASYPIPIILFTGFCILACCYPLLKLPLPGTGPVEFTTPVKDYSPPPVDSDRKQGEPTEQPEWYVGAPVAYVQQIFVKSSVFPWHKNLLAVDVFRSPLSRAFQLVEEIRNHVLRDSSGTRSLEELCLQVTDLLPGLRKLRNLLPEHGCLLLSPGNFWQNDWERFHADPDIIGTIHQHEPKTLQTSATLKDLLFGVPGKYSGVSLYTRKRMVSYTITLVFQHYHAKFLGSLRARLMLLHPSPNCSLRAESLVHVHFKEEIGVAELIPLVTTYIILFAYIYFSTRKIDMVKSKWGLALAAVVTVLSSLLMSVGLCTLFGLTPTLNGGEIFPYLVVVIGLENVLVLTKSVVSTPVDLEVKLRIAQGLSSESWSIMKNMATELGIILIGYFTLVPAIQEFCLFAVVGLVSDFFLQMLFFTTVLSIDIRRMELADLNKRLPPEACLPSAKPVGQPTRYERQLAVRPSTPHTITLQPSSFRNLRLPKRLRVVYFLARTRLAQRLIMAGTVVWIGILVYTDPAGLRNYLAAQVTEQSPLGEGALAPMPVPSGMLPASHPDPAFSIFPPDAPKLPENQTSPGESPERGGPAEVVHDSPVPEVTWGPEDEELWRKLSFRHWPTLFSYYNITLAKRYISLLPVIPVTLRLNPREALEGRHPQDGRSAWPPPGPIPAGHWEAGPKGPGGVQAHGDVTLYKVAALGLAAGIVLVLLLLCLYRVLCPRNYGQPGGGPGRRRRGELPCDDYGYAPPETEIVPLVLRGHLMDIECLASDGMLLVSCCLAGHVCVWDAQTGDCLTRIPRPGRQRRDSGVGSGLEAQESWERLSDGGKAGPEEPGDSPPLRHRPRGPPPPSLFGDQPDLTCLIDTNFSAQPRSSQPTQPEPRHRAVCGRARDSPGYDFSRLVQRVYQEEGLAAVCTPALRPPSPGPVLSQAPEDEGGSPEKGSPSLAWAPSAEGSIWSLELQGNLIVVGRSSGRLEVWDAIEGVLCCSSEEVSSGITALVFLDKRIVAARLNGSLDFFSLETHTALSPLQFRGTPGRGSSPASPVYSSSDTVACHLTHTVPCAHQKPITALKAAAGRLVTGSQDHTLRVFRLEDSCCLFTLQGHSGAITTVYIDQTMVLASGGQDGAICLWDVLTGSRVSHVFAHRGDVTSLTCTTSCVISSGLDDLISIWDRSTGIKFYSIQQDLGCGASLGVISDNLLVTGGQGCVSFWDLNYGDLLQTVYLGKNSEAQPARQILVLDNAAIVCNFGSELSLVYVPSVLEKLD encoded by the exons TATGTGGGTGCCCCGGTGGCTTATGTCCAGCAGATATTTGTGAAGTCCTCAGTGTTTCCCTGGCACAAGAACCTCCTGGCAGTAGATGTATTTCGTTCACCTTTGTCCCGGGCATTCCAACTGGTGGAGGAGATCCGGAACCACGTGCTGAGAGACAG CTCTGGGACCAGGAGCTTGGAGGAGTTGTGTCTGCAAGTGACCGACCTGCTGCCaggcctcaggaagctcaggAACCTACTCCCTGAGCATGGATGCCTGCTGCTGTCCCCTGGGAACTTCTGGCAGAATGACTGGGAACGCTTCCATGCTGATCCTGACATCATTGGGACCATCCACCAGCACGAGCCTAAAACCCTGCAGACTTCAGCCACACTCAAAG ACTTGTTATTTGGTGTTCCCGGGAAGTACAGCGGGGTGAGCCTCTACACCAGGAAGAGGATGGTCTCCTACACCATCACCCTGGTCTTCCAGCACTACCATGCCAA GTTCCTGGGCAGCCTGCGTGCCCGCCTGATGCTTCTGCACCCCAGCCCCAACTGCAGCCTTCGGGCGGAGAGCCTGGTCCACGTGCACTTCAAGGAGGAGATTGGTGTCGCTGAGCTCATCCCCCTTGTGACCACCTACATCATCTTGTTTGCCTACATCTACTTCTCCACGC GGAAGATCGACATGGTCAAGTCCAAGTGGGGGCTGGCCCTGGCTGCTGTGGTCACAGTGCTCAGCTCGCTGCTCATGTCTGTGGGACTCTGCACACTCTTCGGCCTGACGCCCACCCTCAATGGCGG CGAGATTTTCCCCTACCTTGTGGTGGTTATTGGGTTAGAGAATGTGTTGGTGCTCACCAAGTCTGTGGTCTCAACCCCGGTAGACCTGGAGGTGAAGCTGCGGATCGCCCAAG GCCTAAGCAGCGAGAGCTGGTCCATCATGAAGAACATGGCCACGGAGCTGGGCATCATCCTCATCGGCTACTTCACCCTAGTGCCCGCCATCCAG GAGTTCTGTCTCTTTGCCGTCGTGGGGCTGGTGTCTGACTTCTTCCTTCAGATGCTGTTTTTCACCACTGTCCTGTCCATTGACATTCGCCGGATGGAG CTAGCAGACCTGAACAAGCGACTGCCCCCTGAGGCCTGCCTGCCCTCAGCCAAGCCAGTGGGGCAGCCAACGCGCTACGAGCGGCAGCTGGCTGTGCGGCCGTCCACACCCCACACCATCACGTTGCAGCCGTCTTCCTTCCGAAACCTGCGGCTCCCCAAGAGGCTGCGTGTTGTCTACTTCCTGGCCCGCACCCGCCTGGCACAGCGCCTCATCATG GCTGGCACCGTTGTCTGGATTGGCATCCTGGTATACACAGACCCAGCAGGGCTGCGCAACTACCTCGCTGCCCAGGTGACGGAACAGAGCCCACTGGGTGAGGGAGCCCTGGCTCCCATGCCCGTGCCTAGTGGCATGCTGCCCGCCAGCCACCCGGACCCTGCCTTCTCCATCTTCCCACCTGATGCCCCTAAGCTACCTGAGAACCAGACGTCGCCAGGCGAGTCACCTGAGCGTGGAGGTCCAGCAGAGGTTGTCCATGACAGCCCAGTCCCAGAGGTAACCTGGGGGCCTGAGGATGAGGAACTTTGGAGGAAATTGTCCTTTCGCCACTGGCCGACGCTCTTCAGCTATTACAACATCACACTGGCCAAGAG GTACATCAGCCTGCTGCCCGTCATCCCAGTCACGCTCCGCCTGAACCCGAGGGAGGCTCTGGAGGGCCGGCACCCTCAGGACGGCCGCAGTGCCTGGCCCCCACCGGGGCCCATACCTGCTGGGCACTGGGAAGCAGGACCCAAGGGCCCAGGTGGGGTGCAGGCCCATGGAGACGTCACGCTGTACAA GGTGGCGGCGCTGGGCCTGGCCGCCGGCATCGtcctggtgctgctgctgctctgcctctACCGCGTGCTGTGCCCGCGCAACTACGGGCAGCCGGGTGGTGGGCCCGGGCGGCGGAGGCGCGGGGAGCTGCCCTGCGACGACTACGGCTATGCGCCACCCGAGACGGAGATCGTGCCGCTTGTGCTGCGCGGCCACCTCATG GACATCGAGTGCCTGGCCAGCGACGGCATGCTGCTGGTGAGCTGCTGCCTGGCAGGCCACGTCTGTGTGTGGGACGCGCAGACCGGGGATTGCCTAACGCGCATTCCGCGCCCAGG CAGGCAGCGCCGGGACAGTGGCGTGGGCAGCGGGCTTGAGGCTCAGGAGAGCTGGGAACGACTTTCAGATGGTGGGAAGGCTGGCCCAGAGGAGCCTGGGGACAGCCCTCCCCTGAGACACCGCCCCCGGGGCCCTCCGCCGCCTTCCCTCTTCGGGGACCAGCCTGACCTCACCTGCTTAATTGACACCAACTTTTCAGCACAGCCTCGGTCCTCACAGCCCACTCAGCCCGAGCCCCGGCACCGGGCGGTCTGTGGCCGTGCTCGGGACTCCCCAGGCTATGACTTCAGCCGCCTGGTGCAGCGGGTGTACCAGGAGGAGGGGCTGGCGGCCGTCTGCACACCAGCCCTGCGCCCACCCTCGCCTGGGCCGGTGCTGTCCCAGGCCCCTGAGGACGAGGGTGGCTCCCCCGAGAAAGGCTCCCCTTCCCTCGCCTGGGCCCCCAGTGCGGAGGGTTCCATCTGGAGCTTGGAGCTGCAGGGCAACCTCATCGTGGTGGGGCGGAGCAGCGGCCGGCTGGAG GTGTGGGACGCCATTGAAGGGGTGCTGTGCTGCAGCAGCGAGGAGGTCTCCTCAGGCATTACCGCTCTGGTGTTCTTGGACAAAAG GATTGTGGCTGCACGGCTCAACGGTTCCCTTGATTTCTTCTCCTTGGAGACCCACACTGCCCTCAGCCCCCTGCAGTTTAGAG GGACCCCAGGGCggggcagttcccctgcctctCCAGTGTACAGCAGCAGCGacacagtggcctgtcacctgacCCACACAGTGCCCTGtgcacaccaaaaacccatcacAGCCCTGAAAGCCGCTGCTGGGCGCTTGGTGACTGGGAGCCAAGACCACACACTGAGA GTGTTCCGTCTGGAGGACTCGTGCTGCCTCTTCACCCTTCAGGGCCACTCAGGGGCCATCACAACCGTGTACATTGACCAG ACCATGGTGCTGGCCAGTGGAGGACAAGATGGGGCCATCTGCCTGTGGGATGTACTGACTGGCAGCCGGGTCAGCCACGTGTTTGCTCACCGTGGGGATGTCACCTCCCTTACCTGTACCACCTCCTGTGTCATCAGCAGTGGCCTGGATGACCTCATCAGCATCTGGGACCGCAGCACAGGCATCAAGTTCTACTCCATTCAGCAG GACCTGGGCTGTGGTGCAAGCTTGGGTGTCATCTCAGACAACCTGCTGGTGACTGGCGGCCAGGGCTGTGTCTCCTTTTGGGACCTAAACTACGGGGACCTGTTACAGACAGTCTACCTGGGGAAGAACAGTGAGGCCCAGCCTGCCCGCCAGATCCTGGTGCTGGACAATGCTGCCATTGTCTGCAACTTTGGCAGTGAGCTCAGCCTGGTGTATGTGCCCTCTGTGCTGGAGAAGTTGGACTGA
- the SCAP gene encoding sterol regulatory element-binding protein cleavage-activating protein isoform X4, protein MVSYTITLVFQHYHAKFLGSLRARLMLLHPSPNCSLRAESLVHVHFKEEIGVAELIPLVTTYIILFAYIYFSTRKIDMVKSKWGLALAAVVTVLSSLLMSVGLCTLFGLTPTLNGGEIFPYLVVVIGLENVLVLTKSVVSTPVDLEVKLRIAQGLSSESWSIMKNMATELGIILIGYFTLVPAIQEFCLFAVVGLVSDFFLQMLFFTTVLSIDIRRMELADLNKRLPPEACLPSAKPVGQPTRYERQLAVRPSTPHTITLQPSSFRNLRLPKRLRVVYFLARTRLAQRLIMAGTVVWIGILVYTDPAGLRNYLAAQVTEQSPLGEGALAPMPVPSGMLPASHPDPAFSIFPPDAPKLPENQTSPGESPERGGPAEVVHDSPVPEVTWGPEDEELWRKLSFRHWPTLFSYYNITLAKRYISLLPVIPVTLRLNPREALEGRHPQDGRSAWPPPGPIPAGHWEAGPKGPGGVQAHGDVTLYKVAALGLAAGIVLVLLLLCLYRVLCPRNYGQPGGGPGRRRRGELPCDDYGYAPPETEIVPLVLRGHLMDIECLASDGMLLVSCCLAGHVCVWDAQTGDCLTRIPRPGRQRRDSGVGSGLEAQESWERLSDGGKAGPEEPGDSPPLRHRPRGPPPPSLFGDQPDLTCLIDTNFSAQPRSSQPTQPEPRHRAVCGRARDSPGYDFSRLVQRVYQEEGLAAVCTPALRPPSPGPVLSQAPEDEGGSPEKGSPSLAWAPSAEGSIWSLELQGNLIVVGRSSGRLEVWDAIEGVLCCSSEEVSSGITALVFLDKRIVAARLNGSLDFFSLETHTALSPLQFRGTPGRGSSPASPVYSSSDTVACHLTHTVPCAHQKPITALKAAAGRLVTGSQDHTLRVFRLEDSCCLFTLQGHSGAITTVYIDQTMVLASGGQDGAICLWDVLTGSRVSHVFAHRGDVTSLTCTTSCVISSGLDDLISIWDRSTGIKFYSIQQDLGCGASLGVISDNLLVTGGQGCVSFWDLNYGDLLQTVYLGKNSEAQPARQILVLDNAAIVCNFGSELSLVYVPSVLEKLD, encoded by the exons ATGGTCTCCTACACCATCACCCTGGTCTTCCAGCACTACCATGCCAA GTTCCTGGGCAGCCTGCGTGCCCGCCTGATGCTTCTGCACCCCAGCCCCAACTGCAGCCTTCGGGCGGAGAGCCTGGTCCACGTGCACTTCAAGGAGGAGATTGGTGTCGCTGAGCTCATCCCCCTTGTGACCACCTACATCATCTTGTTTGCCTACATCTACTTCTCCACGC GGAAGATCGACATGGTCAAGTCCAAGTGGGGGCTGGCCCTGGCTGCTGTGGTCACAGTGCTCAGCTCGCTGCTCATGTCTGTGGGACTCTGCACACTCTTCGGCCTGACGCCCACCCTCAATGGCGG CGAGATTTTCCCCTACCTTGTGGTGGTTATTGGGTTAGAGAATGTGTTGGTGCTCACCAAGTCTGTGGTCTCAACCCCGGTAGACCTGGAGGTGAAGCTGCGGATCGCCCAAG GCCTAAGCAGCGAGAGCTGGTCCATCATGAAGAACATGGCCACGGAGCTGGGCATCATCCTCATCGGCTACTTCACCCTAGTGCCCGCCATCCAG GAGTTCTGTCTCTTTGCCGTCGTGGGGCTGGTGTCTGACTTCTTCCTTCAGATGCTGTTTTTCACCACTGTCCTGTCCATTGACATTCGCCGGATGGAG CTAGCAGACCTGAACAAGCGACTGCCCCCTGAGGCCTGCCTGCCCTCAGCCAAGCCAGTGGGGCAGCCAACGCGCTACGAGCGGCAGCTGGCTGTGCGGCCGTCCACACCCCACACCATCACGTTGCAGCCGTCTTCCTTCCGAAACCTGCGGCTCCCCAAGAGGCTGCGTGTTGTCTACTTCCTGGCCCGCACCCGCCTGGCACAGCGCCTCATCATG GCTGGCACCGTTGTCTGGATTGGCATCCTGGTATACACAGACCCAGCAGGGCTGCGCAACTACCTCGCTGCCCAGGTGACGGAACAGAGCCCACTGGGTGAGGGAGCCCTGGCTCCCATGCCCGTGCCTAGTGGCATGCTGCCCGCCAGCCACCCGGACCCTGCCTTCTCCATCTTCCCACCTGATGCCCCTAAGCTACCTGAGAACCAGACGTCGCCAGGCGAGTCACCTGAGCGTGGAGGTCCAGCAGAGGTTGTCCATGACAGCCCAGTCCCAGAGGTAACCTGGGGGCCTGAGGATGAGGAACTTTGGAGGAAATTGTCCTTTCGCCACTGGCCGACGCTCTTCAGCTATTACAACATCACACTGGCCAAGAG GTACATCAGCCTGCTGCCCGTCATCCCAGTCACGCTCCGCCTGAACCCGAGGGAGGCTCTGGAGGGCCGGCACCCTCAGGACGGCCGCAGTGCCTGGCCCCCACCGGGGCCCATACCTGCTGGGCACTGGGAAGCAGGACCCAAGGGCCCAGGTGGGGTGCAGGCCCATGGAGACGTCACGCTGTACAA GGTGGCGGCGCTGGGCCTGGCCGCCGGCATCGtcctggtgctgctgctgctctgcctctACCGCGTGCTGTGCCCGCGCAACTACGGGCAGCCGGGTGGTGGGCCCGGGCGGCGGAGGCGCGGGGAGCTGCCCTGCGACGACTACGGCTATGCGCCACCCGAGACGGAGATCGTGCCGCTTGTGCTGCGCGGCCACCTCATG GACATCGAGTGCCTGGCCAGCGACGGCATGCTGCTGGTGAGCTGCTGCCTGGCAGGCCACGTCTGTGTGTGGGACGCGCAGACCGGGGATTGCCTAACGCGCATTCCGCGCCCAGG CAGGCAGCGCCGGGACAGTGGCGTGGGCAGCGGGCTTGAGGCTCAGGAGAGCTGGGAACGACTTTCAGATGGTGGGAAGGCTGGCCCAGAGGAGCCTGGGGACAGCCCTCCCCTGAGACACCGCCCCCGGGGCCCTCCGCCGCCTTCCCTCTTCGGGGACCAGCCTGACCTCACCTGCTTAATTGACACCAACTTTTCAGCACAGCCTCGGTCCTCACAGCCCACTCAGCCCGAGCCCCGGCACCGGGCGGTCTGTGGCCGTGCTCGGGACTCCCCAGGCTATGACTTCAGCCGCCTGGTGCAGCGGGTGTACCAGGAGGAGGGGCTGGCGGCCGTCTGCACACCAGCCCTGCGCCCACCCTCGCCTGGGCCGGTGCTGTCCCAGGCCCCTGAGGACGAGGGTGGCTCCCCCGAGAAAGGCTCCCCTTCCCTCGCCTGGGCCCCCAGTGCGGAGGGTTCCATCTGGAGCTTGGAGCTGCAGGGCAACCTCATCGTGGTGGGGCGGAGCAGCGGCCGGCTGGAG GTGTGGGACGCCATTGAAGGGGTGCTGTGCTGCAGCAGCGAGGAGGTCTCCTCAGGCATTACCGCTCTGGTGTTCTTGGACAAAAG GATTGTGGCTGCACGGCTCAACGGTTCCCTTGATTTCTTCTCCTTGGAGACCCACACTGCCCTCAGCCCCCTGCAGTTTAGAG GGACCCCAGGGCggggcagttcccctgcctctCCAGTGTACAGCAGCAGCGacacagtggcctgtcacctgacCCACACAGTGCCCTGtgcacaccaaaaacccatcacAGCCCTGAAAGCCGCTGCTGGGCGCTTGGTGACTGGGAGCCAAGACCACACACTGAGA GTGTTCCGTCTGGAGGACTCGTGCTGCCTCTTCACCCTTCAGGGCCACTCAGGGGCCATCACAACCGTGTACATTGACCAG ACCATGGTGCTGGCCAGTGGAGGACAAGATGGGGCCATCTGCCTGTGGGATGTACTGACTGGCAGCCGGGTCAGCCACGTGTTTGCTCACCGTGGGGATGTCACCTCCCTTACCTGTACCACCTCCTGTGTCATCAGCAGTGGCCTGGATGACCTCATCAGCATCTGGGACCGCAGCACAGGCATCAAGTTCTACTCCATTCAGCAG GACCTGGGCTGTGGTGCAAGCTTGGGTGTCATCTCAGACAACCTGCTGGTGACTGGCGGCCAGGGCTGTGTCTCCTTTTGGGACCTAAACTACGGGGACCTGTTACAGACAGTCTACCTGGGGAAGAACAGTGAGGCCCAGCCTGCCCGCCAGATCCTGGTGCTGGACAATGCTGCCATTGTCTGCAACTTTGGCAGTGAGCTCAGCCTGGTGTATGTGCCCTCTGTGCTGGAGAAGTTGGACTGA